In Marinobacter sp. M3C, the genomic stretch CGTCTACGTCGGGGTTTACCCGCAGCGATACTGGCGCTTTCACGCCCAGCTCACCGGCAATGGCGTTCAACCGGTCCAGCTCGGTGTCAGACTCTACGTTAAAACAACGCACACCCGCTTCCAGCGCGCGCCGCATTTCCCAGGGCTGCTTGCCAACGCCGGAAAAAACCACTTTGGCCGGGTTGCCACCGGCCCGGATCACCCGTTCCAGCTCACCGGCGGATACGATATCAAAACCCGCGCCCAGGCGGGCCAGCACGTCCAATACCGCCAGATTGCTATTCGCTTTTACCGCATAACACACCAGATGCGGGTGATTCTGCAGAGCGTTGTCGTAAGCCCGGTAATGGCGTTCCAGAGTCGCTCGGGAATATACATAGGCCGGCGTGCCGTGTTGCTCTGCAATGCGCGCCAGCGGCACATCTTCGGCCCAGAGCTCATCATTCTTATAAATGAAATAATCCATAAAAATTCCTGAATTAACGGGCCTGACCCGATGTTTCTGATATGGGCACAGGCGTCGGCTCCGCGTTTTGTGCTAAGGGTTCCTGGCTAGGCGCTTCGCGGTAGAGATCGCCTTTCTGGCCGCAGCCTGAAAGCCCGACCACCAACAAAAGGCTTAACAGCGCTACGACTTTAACAACCGCGGGGAATTTCAGACCCATTATCTCAACCCTGCTTAAGTGCGTTACGGGCGCGCTTAACGGCTGCCCGAACTTGCGCCGGCGCGGTGCCACCCAGATGGTCACGTGCCTGCACCGAGCCTTCAAGAGTCAGCACGTCAAATACGTCTTCGCTGATAGTACCCGAAAAAGACTGTAGCTCCGCCAGTGTCATATCTGACAAATCGCGCTTCTGCTCTACGCCAAAGGCAACAGACTTGCCCACCACTTCGTGGGCGTCGCGGAACGGCATGCCTTTTTTGACCAGATAATCGGCCAGATCCGTCGCGGTGGAAAAGCCACGCTTGGCTGCTACCCGCATATTGTCGGCCTTGGCCGTGATAGCCGGCATCATATCAGCGTAGGCTCTCAGGCAGCCTTTCACCGTGTCTACGGTGTCAAACAGCGGCTCTTTGTCTTCCTGGTTGTCTTTGTTATAGGCTAGCGGCTGGCCTTTCATTAACGTAAGCAGACTGATCAAATGGCCATTCACCCGGCCTGTCTTGCCCCGGACCAGTTCTGGCACGTCCGGATTTTTCTTCTGCGGCATAATCGAGGAGCCGGTACAAAAGCGGTCTGGCAAATCGATGAAATCAAACTGCGCAGAGGTCCACAGCACCAGTTCCTCGCTGAAGCGCGACAGATGAGTCATCAACAGCGCGGCAAAACTGCAGAACTCAATGGCGAAATCGCGATCACTGACCGAATCCAGGGAGTTTTCCGAAGCGCGGTCAAAGCCCAGCAGCCGGGCTGTCATCGCACGGTCAATCGGATACGTGGTGCCCGCCAGTGCCGCGGCGCCCAGAGGCATGATATTCACCCGCTTACGGCAATCCTGCAGGCGTTCACCATCGCGCACCAGCATTTCGTACCAAGCCAACAAATGATGGCCAAAGGTCACCGGCTGCGCGGTTTGCAGGTGGGTAAAGCCCGGCATAATGGTATCGGCTTCGCGTTCAGCCAAGTTCAGCAGCCCGGCCTGCAGTCGTTTTATCTCCTCGGCAATCACGTCAATCTCGTCACGCAAATAAAGCCGGATGTCGGTGGCCACCTGGTCGTTACGGCTGCGGCCGGTGTGTAACTTTTTACCGGTAACGCCGATGCGGTCGGTCAGCCGCGCCTCGATGTTCATGTGCACGTCTTCCAGACTGACCGACCACTGAAAAGTCCCAGCTTCAATGTCGGCCTTCACCGCCTTCAGCCCTTCCAGAATGGTGTCGCGCTCTTCGTCGGTCAGAACACCCACCGCTGCCAGCATGGTGGCATGGGCAATAGAGCCGGTAATGTCGTGATGATAAAGGCGCTGGTCAAAACCGACAGAGGCGGTAAAGCGCTCTACAAAGGCGTCAGTAGGCTCGGTAAAACGTCCACCCCAAGGTTTTTCCGAGCTTAAGGCCTGCTCCGGCGATTTGTTATCCGTCATCGTTTCAGTACTCCTGTTACATGTAATTGACCGGCGAGCATCTAACCTCATGAGAAATCATGAAAGTGGCAGTTTTCGCGATTTTTAGCGTGAACTTTCCTACATTGTAACGTCTCAAGATCCCAGAATCGCTCTAAATGTCGGCGCGTGACCGGGCCTTGCCAAACATCACGTCGGACACTATCCGTACGTTGACGGGTAAAGGATAATCAATGCCCTGAACCCGGCGTTAAAAATAGCCTGACGCCGGGAGTTACCCGAGCCCTGACTGCGGTTCCGAAACTGCAGAGTTTGGTGCTTCTGCCTGGCCTTGCAGAGCGTTAAATAGCAACCTGAAAAACGTCATGTCGTTGCGACCGGAAGCGGCCTCGAAGGTACCTTACCTTGCGGCCACCGGGAACATCCTATGGCGCTGAAAAATCACGACAGAAATGGTAGATATCCCGAACTCCCTGGAATATAACGACAGGAGGGCAAACGTAACGATGTACGATGGCGGAATACGTGCCGTCATTCTGCATCGCTTCCAGAGCACGATCAAAATTTGCGACAAATTCTGAGCTGACAGAATTTTTTGAAAAAATATAATGAGCGTTTTTGTCAGAGACAACTATCGAACTGTCGGTGATCTGGTCGGCAAGTCCCAACGCCCTTATTTCGTATAAAGCCGTTAACTTATCTGCAATTACCCCATCGACGCGATTAAGTGCCAACATTCGCCAGAGCGCTTGTCGTTGTGACGTGTACTCAATGTTTTTTTCGTAGTCAGGATCTTTGACGAGGGTGTCGTATTCTTCGCTATAAGATACGTTTATTTGCACCCCTAACCTGAAATCTGAACCCAGTACCTCTTTTAACCCGGAAAAACCGAAGTCAGCCTTGTCAGAACGGCGAATAAACAACAGATTGGGAGAGACCGTCGGCACTGTATTTGCGTAATACGCGTAATGCTCCCGCTCGGGAGTGTGATAGGCACCTGAGACCATATCCACACGCCCCTGACTCAATTCTGCGAGCGCCCTCGCCCAGGGAAGCTTAATCAGAGAAAGATTGCAGTCCAGTCGCCGCATGACCTCACGACTGACATCGGCATCGATGCCTGCAACGTTATTACCGTAAGCGACGAAGTAAGGTGGATCATCGTCCCAGCGCAACGTTATATTGCACTCAGCAAAGCCTGGGACAACCAAGCCGTATGAAGAAACAATTAATACAGTAGCTTTGCAAAACCCCGCACAAGAAACACCCCACGGCATGCAAAATATTGCAGGTTCACGGTCATTCCTGGTCAGCTGCATTACGAGTTCCGCTTGGGTACGTAAACTATCTTGATGTAAATTGATCACCTGCGCCAGCTAAAACCGGTGCAGAATTATTCGTGATGGGTATGGGCTTATATGGACTCATACGCCAGTTCTTAGCCTTTTCCGAAATATGCTTTTACT encodes the following:
- the argH gene encoding argininosuccinate lyase; the encoded protein is MTDNKSPEQALSSEKPWGGRFTEPTDAFVERFTASVGFDQRLYHHDITGSIAHATMLAAVGVLTDEERDTILEGLKAVKADIEAGTFQWSVSLEDVHMNIEARLTDRIGVTGKKLHTGRSRNDQVATDIRLYLRDEIDVIAEEIKRLQAGLLNLAEREADTIMPGFTHLQTAQPVTFGHHLLAWYEMLVRDGERLQDCRKRVNIMPLGAAALAGTTYPIDRAMTARLLGFDRASENSLDSVSDRDFAIEFCSFAALLMTHLSRFSEELVLWTSAQFDFIDLPDRFCTGSSIMPQKKNPDVPELVRGKTGRVNGHLISLLTLMKGQPLAYNKDNQEDKEPLFDTVDTVKGCLRAYADMMPAITAKADNMRVAAKRGFSTATDLADYLVKKGMPFRDAHEVVGKSVAFGVEQKRDLSDMTLAELQSFSGTISEDVFDVLTLEGSVQARDHLGGTAPAQVRAAVKRARNALKQG
- a CDS encoding lipoprotein, with translation MGLKFPAVVKVVALLSLLLVVGLSGCGQKGDLYREAPSQEPLAQNAEPTPVPISETSGQAR
- a CDS encoding transporter substrate-binding domain-containing protein — translated: MQLTRNDREPAIFCMPWGVSCAGFCKATVLIVSSYGLVVPGFAECNITLRWDDDPPYFVAYGNNVAGIDADVSREVMRRLDCNLSLIKLPWARALAELSQGRVDMVSGAYHTPEREHYAYYANTVPTVSPNLLFIRRSDKADFGFSGLKEVLGSDFRLGVQINVSYSEEYDTLVKDPDYEKNIEYTSQRQALWRMLALNRVDGVIADKLTALYEIRALGLADQITDSSIVVSDKNAHYIFSKNSVSSEFVANFDRALEAMQNDGTYSAIVHRYVCPPVVIFQGVRDIYHFCRDFSAP